A region from the Aphis gossypii isolate Hap1 chromosome 1, ASM2018417v2, whole genome shotgun sequence genome encodes:
- the LOC114127634 gene encoding repulsive guidance molecule B-like: MLVSNLIRRFGTVWAAVIAVCTCVPVPCPQDTCMLPNSKDNPRDNQCRDLDVYIKCMKSLSKKCRGDIGYHSAVTVSNSEFKKLCTSHDDFSRNNSSEHSQMAQSTHNGPSCPLLFDDKKEHRFCGLFGDPHLRTFDGKYQTCRIHGAWQVIENPFFGIMVTNEAIVNSTTATAPTKLTVILKAHKPECTLQKMYEAQGDFQLPSVFEDGSTSSGPATSPTVSLSWRSNDPNSETVIIRLSYISTIITVTRVGKYLSISAKLPDQLTQLFNQDKNVLCSTGCPHSEQINIKQVAINELDRALTSCHNSVGPTGHKLTDQYLDWCVFDMMTSHDEQFINASHAAYSDVLFFEPRSLFNRTISIFEYNPNSTAGANGIHRLNLFILTIITLYNFL; the protein is encoded by the exons ATGCTCGTTTCAAACCTCATTCGTCGTTTTGGAACAGTATGGGCCGCTGTTATTGCAG tgtgcACCTGTGTTCCAGTACCATGTCCTCAAGATACTTGCATGTTGCCTAATAGTAAGGACAATCCTCGAGACAATCAATGTAGAGATTTAgatgtatacattaaatgtatgaaatcATTGTCAAAAAAATGCCGTGGCGACATTGGATATCATTCAGCTGTTACGGTATCAAACTCAGAGTTCAAAAAGTTATGCACGAGTCATGACGATTTTTCCAGAAATAATAGTAGTGAACATTCCCAAATGGCTCAATCAACTCATAATGGACCTTCTTGTCCATTActatttgatgataaaaaagaACACCGGTTTTGTGGCTTATTTGGTGATCCCCACCTGAGGACATTCGATGGAAAGTATCAAACTTGTCGGATTCATGGAGCTTGGCAAGTGATTGAGAATCCATTTTTTGGAATCATGGTAACCAATGAAGCCATTGTAAATAGTACAACAGCTACTGCTCCAACtaag ttgacGGTTATATTAAAAGCACATAAACCCGAGTGTAcgttacaaaaaatgtatgaagcACAAGGAGATTTTCAGTTGCCCAGTGTATTTGAAGATGGCTCCACTTCGTCTGGACCAGCTACATCACCGACCGTTTCTCTTTCATGGCGCTCCAATGACCCCAACAGTGAGACAGTAATCATACGATTATCGTATATTTCTACAATTATAACTGTGACTCGTGTTGGAAAATATTTGTCCATTTCTGCTAAATTGCCAGACCAgttaacacaattatttaatcaagatAAGAATGTATTATGTTCTACTGGTTGTCCTCATtctgaacaaataaatattaaacaagttGCAATAAATGAATTAGATCGTGCGTTGACTTCATGTCACAACAGTGTTGGACCTACTGGTCATAAACTAACGGATCAGTATTTAGATTGGTGTGTGTTTGATATGATGACATCTCATGATGAACAGTTCATCAATGCTTCACATGCAGCATACTCtgatgtattgttttttgaacCGCGCTCTTTGTTTAATAGGACGATTAGTATATTCGAGTATAATCCTAATTCAACAGCTGGGGCCAATGGTATAcatagattaaatttatttattctcacTATCATCACATTGTACAACTTTCTTTGA
- the LOC114127641 gene encoding NADH dehydrogenase [ubiquinone] flavoprotein 3, mitochondrial, whose translation MRINNVLTKSCLVNSQFRRYVATTEKPKDITSNVKGLSSKVIIANPPPERVRKAAENGPYKNPQYFSYHKNSYFDAEIEMHKYRLPQPSSLK comes from the exons atgaggataaacaatgttttaacaaaatcgtGTCTGGTTAATAGTCAG ttccGCAGATACGTGGCCACAACTGAAAAACCAAAAGACATTACATCTAATGTTAAAGGTTTGAGTTCCAAGGTTATCATTGCTAACCCACCAccag aacGTGTAAGGAAAGCTGCTGAAAACGGTCCCTACAAGAATCCACAATATTTCAGCTACcacaaaaattcatattttgatgCTGAGATTGAAATGCACAAATATAGATTACCACAACCTTCAAGTTTAAAGTAG